One stretch of Balneola sp. MJW-20 DNA includes these proteins:
- the ald gene encoding alanine dehydrogenase: MIIGVPKEIKTHENRVAIQPGGVVQMKRNGHEVLIQKGAGLGSGFSDEEYISAGATIIDDVEEVWKRAEMIMKVKEPIAEEYPRMREDQVIFTYFHFAAEEALTKAVIDSKCIAIAYETVEKADRSLPLLIPMSEVAGRMAAQEGAVYLEKPKGGRGVLMGGIPGVPPANVLVLGGGIVGVNAAKIAAGMGANTTIMDINMPRLRYLDDVMEKNVTTMFSSEANIRKMLPHVDMIIGAVLKPGAKAPHLITRDMLKEMRPGTVLVDVAIDQGGCFETSKPTTHKDPVYEVDGIVHYCVANMPGAVPYTSTMGLTNVTLPYAIQLANKGWKQALNDDAELLKGLNIAKGTIVYRDVADAFGLDWKEVDSVL, from the coding sequence ATGATCATTGGTGTACCTAAGGAGATTAAGACACATGAAAATCGTGTAGCGATTCAGCCAGGTGGCGTAGTTCAGATGAAAAGGAACGGCCATGAGGTTTTGATACAAAAAGGAGCTGGCCTGGGAAGTGGTTTTTCTGATGAAGAGTACATCAGTGCCGGGGCTACTATAATCGATGACGTGGAGGAAGTGTGGAAGCGCGCCGAAATGATCATGAAGGTTAAAGAGCCTATTGCTGAAGAGTATCCCCGAATGCGTGAGGATCAGGTGATTTTCACCTATTTTCATTTTGCAGCCGAAGAAGCGCTTACAAAAGCAGTTATCGATTCAAAATGTATCGCAATTGCATATGAGACTGTGGAAAAAGCAGACCGCTCATTGCCGCTGCTGATCCCGATGAGTGAGGTAGCCGGTCGCATGGCCGCGCAGGAAGGTGCAGTCTATCTCGAAAAGCCAAAAGGCGGAAGAGGAGTATTGATGGGTGGCATACCCGGGGTTCCACCGGCTAATGTGCTGGTACTGGGTGGCGGTATTGTCGGGGTCAATGCTGCGAAGATCGCTGCCGGAATGGGTGCTAATACCACCATCATGGATATTAATATGCCACGCCTGCGATACCTGGACGATGTAATGGAAAAGAACGTAACTACGATGTTCTCTTCTGAAGCGAATATCAGAAAGATGTTACCGCATGTAGATATGATCATTGGTGCTGTTTTGAAGCCCGGTGCCAAAGCTCCGCATCTGATCACTCGCGATATGCTAAAAGAAATGAGACCGGGTACCGTGCTGGTAGACGTGGCAATTGACCAGGGCGGTTGCTTTGAGACCTCTAAGCCTACTACCCATAAAGATCCGGTATACGAAGTGGATGGTATTGTTCACTATTGTGTGGCAAATATGCCGGGTGCTGTTCCTTACACTTCTACTATGGGGCTTACCAACGTAACACTGCCATATGCTATTCAGTTAGCCAATAAAGGGTGGAAACAGGCTCTGAATGATGATGCAGAGCTCCTTAAAGGACTGAATATCGCAAAGGGTACGATCGTATATAGAGATGTGGCAGACGCATTCGGACTCGATTGGAAAGAAGTCGATTCAGTACTTTAA
- a CDS encoding LytR/AlgR family response regulator transcription factor has translation MAHQWNEILKRPVVGILDTLEDKFLLALVITVYTPLFMIIFQPFGVNNYDPSGSIDTELILGVTAVGVVQGLTVLITEIFITPYFIKPDSIGKLILHAIFVLILLSSTTFLIYNVMGGFHDWYLYSYFEFQWNIAFLGMIPFGAVILYLQYRNTREKADLLLDNKGAPDNLITLYASNGKDQFSVTLDKLLYMEARDNYVAISYRSENIVKLEMLRITLKAMEKQCVNYPIYRCHRSFLINLSQVVKVRGNRHKLDLYFRDSDIHVPVSRSYVNEIQMKMDIRHK, from the coding sequence ATGGCACATCAATGGAATGAGATACTGAAACGACCGGTAGTCGGTATACTTGATACTTTAGAGGATAAGTTTCTGCTGGCTTTGGTCATTACAGTATATACTCCATTGTTTATGATCATTTTTCAGCCATTCGGGGTTAATAATTATGATCCCAGTGGCAGTATAGATACAGAATTGATTTTAGGGGTTACTGCGGTGGGTGTGGTGCAGGGGCTGACTGTGCTAATAACTGAGATCTTCATTACCCCATATTTCATCAAACCGGATAGTATTGGAAAATTGATCTTGCATGCAATCTTTGTTTTGATTCTACTCTCCTCAACCACCTTCCTGATCTATAACGTAATGGGTGGATTTCATGACTGGTATTTATATAGCTATTTTGAGTTTCAATGGAATATTGCTTTTCTGGGTATGATACCATTTGGGGCGGTAATACTTTATTTACAATATCGGAATACAAGGGAAAAAGCGGACTTACTGTTAGATAATAAAGGGGCTCCTGATAATCTGATCACGCTCTATGCATCAAACGGCAAGGATCAATTCAGTGTAACTCTGGACAAACTGTTGTATATGGAAGCCAGGGATAATTATGTAGCGATAAGCTACCGCAGTGAAAATATAGTAAAGTTGGAGATGCTTAGGATTACGCTGAAGGCGATGGAGAAGCAATGTGTTAATTACCCGATATACCGCTGTCACCGTTCATTTCTGATTAACCTCTCTCAGGTCGTAAAAGTCAGAGGCAATCGTCATAAACTGGATCTCTACTTCAGGGATTCAGATATACATGTGCCGGTTTCCCGTTCTTATGTGAATGAAATTCAGATGAAGATGGATATCCGCCACAAATAG